Sequence from the Ketobacter sp. MCCC 1A13808 genome:
ACGCCGCCGCCTTTTTTAAGAATTCCACCTCTTTCTCGAGAGCCGCCTTTTCTCGCCTTAGCTTGCGAAGCTCTGCACTTTCTTTCTTCGAGTAGTCAACACCGTCAACAGAATTGAATTGCTTATCTGACAGCCGATTAAACTGTCGACGCCAATTATAAATTTGCTGAGCACTGACTCCCAAGTCTTTTGCGACAGATGCGCTGGTATTGTCTGGCTTTTCAGCACGCTTTACGGCCTCTCGGCGAAATTCTTCGGTATAGGTCTGTCTTTTCTTTCGGGTCATTTCGAACACCTCATATCATAGGTTCTAACTATAACAGGGTGTCTACTGAAAGTGGGTAACACGGTGCTATAACGCCGGCAACATGGGCGCAGTGTAGTGGAGCATTTTTTGTGGTAAAAAGAGCGCAGCGATACCACAAAAAATGCGGAACGTAACTGCGTCCCGTGCTTGCCCTGGTTATGCATC
This genomic interval carries:
- a CDS encoding transposase → MTRKKRQTYTEEFRREAVKRAEKPDNTSASVAKDLGVSAQQIYNWRRQFNRLSDKQFNSVDGVDYSKKESAELRKLRREKAALEKEVEFLKKAAA